TTGAAtcaatttcaagttttaaaacattaatttaAAGTTCTTTGCAAACGCCACTCTTTTAGAATGCAacactattaaattatataaaataattgttatattctaaaaatttaagtaattaaaaaataatatttttatatttttatttaacatatatttttatacttaataATTTCGAGAGGTTTCAGCTAATAGATaacgatatttttatatttttgtatttaacacTTTGTCTTTTATgaacttgaaattttttgatagtGTAGGAGAAAATAGGAGAAGATTTGATTTACAAAAGAGAAAATTAGGACTTTCTATTTTAATACCATATAAAATAACGTGAGACAAtacattgttttaaaaaaattgagtaaaAAAAGATACATTATATATACTTGTAGagtaatatttctatatttgtTGTTTGTCGATGTCATTCATTCGTTTCTATTCTACATCttagatttgttttttttaagctGTGAAATGCTAAactagaaaaattcaaaaaaattttaaacattttaaatatgttgaatttaaatttttttttctatctacattcaattttttttaaattagtaaaacaaaattaatttctaaactagagaaatttaaaatttttttaacatattaaatatgttgaattgaAGTATTTAccaacattcaaattttgttaaatagtaatacaaaattcttctaatttaaatttatttttttacatttaaatattttaatatttaatatttaaattcaacatatttataaatagcactatttctaaaattcctaaaatttaaattatagcctaaattaaaagaattttaaaatttttaaaattaatgtctaaCTTTAGAATATcgatcaattttttaatttaatctttaaattaaTGCAAAATCAATGTCTAAATTCGGCATGAAGTTACATTTTAACTTACTaaatgttaaaataataattttatcctTTATTAATTAACGATtaaattgttttttattttttgtaaaataaaatatcaaatcatTCCTTATATTTGTATGAGTAAGAGAAATACTGCTAGGAGTAGAATAGTTGGAGAGACAAATCATGGAGCAGTACTGGGACGACGACGACCTCCTCGTCGCAGCTCAATCCGACTTATGGAACCACCTGTTCGTCTTCCTAAAATCCATGTCGCTCAAATGCGCAGTCGAGCTCGGCATCCCCGACGCCATCCACCGCCACAGCGGCCCCGTCTCCGTCCCCGACCTCGTCGCCGCGCTCAGCCTCCCGGCCGCCAGACtgccgccgctccgccgcctcATGCGCATGCTCGCTTTCTCCCGCCTCTTCACGAGGCAGACGTCGGAAGCCGCCGCcggcggggaggaggaggatttgtaCGGCCTCACGCCGACGTCCCGCCTGCTCGTCGACGACGCCGGAGGCCGCCGCAGTCTCGCGCCGTTCGTGCGCGCGATGCTCGACCCAGTGCACACGGCGCCGTGCCTGCACGTAGGGGACTGGTTTAAAGCAGCCGACGGCGCCGCGACGCCGTTCGAGGCGGTACACGGAAGCGTTATCTGGGGCGTGACGAGGAGCAACCCGGAGTTCAACGCGGTGTTCAACGAGGGGATGGCGGCGGACGGGACGTTCATAATGGACGTGATCGTCAGAAAATGCGGGCATGTCTTCCGCGGGCTGCGGTCGCTGGTCGACGTCGGCGGGGGGACCGGCGCTGCCGCCGGCATCGTCGCAGAGGCGTTTCCGCACATCAAGTGTGCAGTTCTTGATCTGCCTCAGGTCGTCCAGGGGCTGCCAGCGGACGGGCCCGTTGACTTTGTCGCGGGCAGCATGTTCGAGCGCGTTCCTCCGGCGGATGCTGTGATGTTGAAGGTCAAAATAAAATTCCGCTCCTGTTTTCTTTCCACTACCAAACTACTGCAAAATTAATACTACTTGTAATCCGAGAAGTTGGGAACTCAAAGCTCTTTTGTTTGATACGCATGAGTGAAATTTCGAGCCTCCTAATCGACTTTAAGTACAGTCTTCAGAGTAACAACTAGCTACTCTAAATGGTGGTTACTTAGGATATATGTTTATATTGGATTTTACAATTTTGGTTAATTAGAACACTCTATATATAGTTAAGTTGTTGGCACTTCACAAAATAAACTGATGATCACAGTGGATTCTGCATGACTGGGACGATGAGGTTTGCGTGAGGATACTGCAGAAGTGCAAGGAGGCGATCCCATCGAGAGAGGCCGGAGGGAAGGTGATCGTTGTGGAGCAGGTGACAGGGTCGAGCCCGGAAGAGAAGTCGACGGAGATGCAGCACTTCTTCGACGTGTGGATGATGATCCTGACCGGGGGACGCGAGAGAGATGAGCAGGAATGGTGCAAAATATTCACTGAGGCGGGGTTCAGTGATTATAAGATTGCTGCCACGCTTGGACTTCGATCAGTTATTGAAGTGTTTCCTTAAAATGAAATTTCTTTCGAGGTGAACTTTTagttggacttggagcttgttATGAATTATGATTGTTGGATAAAATAGTATGGACTTTTGTTTATTTACCTTTTACTACTATTAATAATAGGGTTATTTGtatacacgtccctacaaatatagtgaattgcgaaaatattcctgcaaaacggaaattccataagttgtccctacaaaagtcctataTGTCACTGCCGCCAGATCTggtagaaaattttcgttaaccacggttaaaatacttaaccatggttaattatagtgtgaattgacgtatttacccttcttcctcttcctcctcttcctcttccttcttcttcgtcgccggcgaggagatgtggcggcgacggcgacgacggcggcgaaccctcttccttttcctcttccctcttcctctttttccttcttcttccttcttccttcttcctcttcctcttccctcttcttcgtcactAGCGAGGGAGAAGAACCTCGTCGGGGTCGGCCTCGGAAAGGCGGGCGAGTTTCTGGACGAGAAGCTCGAGGGCATTATTGTcgacgagggcggcgacgagggcgtgcGCGGGGTCGTCGTGGTCGCCGAGGACGTCGGCGTTGGTGATgtcggtgaggagggagacgacgtcgACAGCGATGTCAGCGATGTCGTGGTCGAGGAGGCCGACGAGGGAGGGGACGGCGTTGAGGGCGTCAAGCTCCGGGTAGAGCTCCGGTGCCCCGgcgttcttccctcttcttcgtcgccggtgaacccgaccccgcgccgccgccgtcgtcgtccgcTTCGAAggtccgaagaggaagagaaagagaagggaagagaaaaacttttggagggatatatttatgagggtaaaatggtcatttcacaaattcactgttaaaaaataaacagatcactaacggatgttaaccgaagggacatatctgcataacttcgGACTTTTGCAGAGACAATTTATGGAGTTTCCATTTTGCAGAaatattttcgcaattcactatatttgtagggacgtgtatgcaaataacccttaaTAATAATAGGGGTTAAAGAATAATAAGATGTTTTTGAGTTTCACCTGAATGTGATTGTTGAGTGGATAAGACTTCTTTGAGTTTCACcttgtgaaaaaataaaaaaattaatagctgTGGCCTCCTTTTGTATGTGTGTGCGTGTTATTTTTGGGACTTTTTTTGCATATAGCGCCCtgccaaatttttattttaaaaatagtctttttaaaatttaatttgcaaaaatagccgtGCGCTTGCCACGTAGGCGCAACGTCAGTGCCACGCAGGCGGGACAAGGGCCAAtgtgttaagttaaacacggcaAACCATTTAGCGTGTTTCATTTAccatgtttagacacggtgaatggttcaccgtgtttactacgtatattttatatgttgaaaagaggaatagggagtagggatgtcaataggtatggatatccgaaatattattcgaactcaaacccgaataaattatatatatatatatatatataatttattcgggtttgagttcgaataatatttcggatatccatacct
This DNA window, taken from Ananas comosus cultivar F153 linkage group 21, ASM154086v1, whole genome shotgun sequence, encodes the following:
- the LOC109726309 gene encoding O-methyltransferase ZRP4-like, whose amino-acid sequence is MEQYWDDDDLLVAAQSDLWNHLFVFLKSMSLKCAVELGIPDAIHRHSGPVSVPDLVAALSLPAARLPPLRRLMRMLAFSRLFTRQTSEAAAGGEEEDLYGLTPTSRLLVDDAGGRRSLAPFVRAMLDPVHTAPCLHVGDWFKAADGAATPFEAVHGSVIWGVTRSNPEFNAVFNEGMAADGTFIMDVIVRKCGHVFRGLRSLVDVGGGTGAAAGIVAEAFPHIKCAVLDLPQVVQGLPADGPVDFVAGSMFERVPPADAVMLKWILHDWDDEVCVRILQKCKEAIPSREAGGKVIVVEQVTGSSPEEKSTEMQHFFDVWMMILTGGRERDEQEWCKIFTEAGFSDYKIAATLGLRSVIEVFP